The Primulina eburnea isolate SZY01 chromosome 13, ASM2296580v1, whole genome shotgun sequence genome includes a region encoding these proteins:
- the LOC140810656 gene encoding cytokinin dehydrogenase 9-like: MSFMERSNILFTPNLSILLIFFCMVIKLSLCFPVIPSSLKIQGSFSFHGNEFAARDFGNRYHFLPSAVLRPKKVSDIASTVKHVLQMGPASGLTIAARGHGHSLQGQSQAPQGIVINMESLISGQEMQIHRGRFPFVDVSAGELWINILHECLKYGLAPKSWTDYLHLTVGGTLSNAGISGQAFRHGPQISNVYQLEVVTGKGEVVVCSAEKNADLFHGVLGGLGQFGIITRARIALEPAPKMVKWIRVLYSDFSTFSRDQENLISAENTFDYIEGLVIVNKTGLVNNWRSSFSPEEPEQASKFVSDGKTLFCLELTKNFDPEESDNINQEIKFLLSELNYIPSTLFVTEVSYTKFLDRVHSAELKLRSKGLWDLPHPWLNLLVPRSKINNFAEVVFGNMLTDTNNGPVLVYPVNKSKWDNKTSVVLPEEDIFYLVAFLPHAAENDGLQNFLSLNKRILDFCEAASLGEKQYLPFYTTQVEWRRHFGARWETFVQRKLAYDPLAILAPGQRVFQRSISIL, from the exons ATGTCTTTTATGGAACGAAGCAACATTCTTTTCACGCCAAATCTCTCAATTTTGTTGATATTCTTCTGCATGGTGATCAAACTAAGCCTCTGTTTCCCCGTGATCCCTTCTTCATTAAAAATTCAGGGCAGTTTTAGCTTCCATGGAAACGAATTCGCCGCCCGAGATTTCGGCAACCGCTACCATTTCCTCCCGTCGGCGGTCCTCCGCCCAAAGAAAGTGTCCGACATCGCCTCGACTGTGAAACATGTTCTGCAGATGGGTCCGGCTTCGGGGCTTACGATCGCAGCTAGAGGACATGGCCATTCACTACAGGGCCAATCGCAGGCGCCGCAAGGAATTGTGATCAATATGGAATCATTAATAAGTGGGCAAGAAATGCAGATTCATAGAGGAAGATTCCCTTTTGTGGATGTCTCAGCTGGAGAATTGTGGATCAATATTCTGCACGAGTGCTTGAAATATGGATTGGCGCCCAAATCTTGGACGGATTACTTGCATCTAACAGTCGGTGGGACGTTGTCGAATGCCGGGATCAGCGGGCAGGCTTTTCGGCACGGTCCCCAGATCAGTAACGTGTACCAGCTTGAAGTTGTGACAG GAAAAGGGGAAGTAGTCGTTTGTTCCGCAGAGAAGAATGCCGACCTCTTTCATGGTGTCTTGGGGGGGCTCGGCCAGTTTGGAATCATAACTCGTGCTCGGATCGCTCTAGAGCCGGCACCGAAGATG GTGAAGTGGATTCGAGTACTTTATTCAGATTTTTCAACATTTTCTAGAGATCAGGAGAATTTGATATCCGCGGAAAACACATTTGATTACATAGAAGGCCTTGTGATCGTAAACAAGACGGGTCTCGTTAACAACTGGAGATCATCTTTCAGCCCAGAAGAGCCAGAGCAAGCCAGTAAATTTGTATCAGATGGAAAGACATTGTTTTGCCTGGAATTGACTAAAAATTTTGACCCTGAGGAGTCCGATAATATAAACCAG GAAATCAAGTTCTTGTTGTCTGAACTAAACTACATTCCTTCAACACTCTTTGTCACAGAAGTCTCGTACACGAAATTCTTGGACCGGGTGCATTCGGCAGAATTAAAACTCCGGTCGAAAGGATTATGGGATCTTCCTCATCCATGGCTCAATCTTCTTGTTCCAAGAAGCAAAATCAACAACTTTGCTGAGGTTGTCTTTGGGAACATGTTGACGGACACAAACAACGGGCCGGTCCTTGTCTACCCAGTGAACAAATCAAA GTGGGATAACAAAACCTCCGTCGTACTTCCAGAAGAGGACATTTTCTACTTGGTGGCCTTTCTTCCGCACGCGGCGGAGAACGACGGCTTGCAGAACTTTTTGAGTCTGAACAAAAGAATTTTGGATTTCTGTGAAGCGGCCAGTTTAGGAGAGAAGCAATATTTACCTTTCTATACTACACAAGTGGAGTGGCGAAGGCATTTTGGCGCACGGTGGGAAACTTTTGTGCAGAGGAAATTAGCTTATGACCCGTTGGCTATACTTGCTCCAGGGCAAAGGGTTTTTCAGAGATCTATATCCATTTTATGA